GGCCCGGGCAGCGGACATCCGATCAGCAGTGAGGCCGAGGGGGCGGTGCAACCGTGAACGCACCGGACCCGTTCCCGGGCCTCGACGAAATCGAGTCCCGGCTGGCACGGTGGCTGCCCTCGCAGCGCTGGTTCGCGGCGAAGACCCAGCCGATCACGAGTGTGCGGATCCTGCTGCGTCACACCCTGGCCGTCACCGAGGAGGTCCGGGCCGAGCACCTCGTCGTCGAAGTGGAACTCGGCGACGCCTCCCGCCAGGTGTATCAGGTGCCGCTGGGTTTCCGGGCCACCGTCGGGCACGCACTCAGCGCGTGGACGCTTCCCGCAGCGTCGGTGGATCGAGAGAGCGGACGGGATCCCGACGTCGCATACGACGGCCTCCACGACCCGGAGGTCATCGGACGGTACGCAGCCCTTCTCACCGGGGACATCGCCGCGGGACCGTTCGGCGTCCACCTCGTCGAGGACCCCGTCGAGCCGGTACCGGGCGTCACGGACGGCAGTGGCCACGAGGAGTGGCCGACACGCGGACGAGCACTGGGCGCGGAACAGTCCAACACGTCCGTCGTCCTCGGGGAGACACTGCTGCTCAAGATGTTCCGGCGGCTCGCTCCGGGCATCAACCCGGATGTCGAGCTGCACCGGGCGCTGGGAGAGGCACACTCCGCCCAGGTGGCCAGGCTCCGCGCCTGGCTCGACGTCCCACTCCACGGCGCACGCGCCACCGCGGCGATGGCGCAGGATTTCGAGCCCAACGCCGCCGACGGCTGGAGCATGGCGCTCGGCAGTGTCCGGGACCTGTTGGTGGAGGCGGATCTGTATGCGGGCGAACTCGGTACCGACTTCGCAGCCGAGTCACGCCGGATCGGAAGTGCGGTCGCCGACGTGCACGCGAGCCTGGCCGACCGGCTGGGGTCCCGGCGGACTCCGCTGGCCGACACCGTCGCGGCGATGCGGCGGCGACTCGACTCCGCGCTCGGGACCGTTCCCGAACTGGCGGACCTCGCACCGTCGATCCGATCGGTGTTCGATGCGGCCGCCGAGGGCTCGACGTCGGTGCAGCGGATCCACGGTGACCTGCATCTCGGTCAGGTGCTCCGGACCCCGGAGCGATGGCTGCTCATCGATTTCGAGGGTGAGCCCGCCAAGACGTTGGAGCAGCGACGGACCCCGGACAGCCCCCTCCGCGACATCGCGGGAATGATCCGCTCCTTCGACTACGCCGCGCACTATCCGCTCTCGTCCACCGACATGAACGGGACTGCGTCGCAGCGCGAGTTCCGTGCCCGCGAGTGGGCGCAGCGCAACGCCGACGCGTTCACCGACGGCTACGCCGCCGCGTACGGCCGAGATCCGCGCGATGCTCTCCCGCTGCTACGCGCCTACGAACTGGACAAGGCGGTGTACGAGGCCGTGTACGAGACGCACCATCGGCCCCGCTGGGTGGCACTACCGCTGGCGGCCATCCGCCGTCTCCTCGACGGAGTCGATTGAAGTGTCACCGACGGAGTCGATTGACGTGTCCTCGACGGAGTCGATTGACGTGTCACCGGCGAGCAGGAGGACACCCGTCAGATGTCGTCGGTCTCGCGACGGCGCGCCGCTCGGCGCTGTTCCTCGGCGCGCTCGCGACATCTGCGCAGGAACTCCTCGTCCTCCGCGGCGTTCTGCGCGATGTGGCGGCCGGGACGCTCGTACTCCGTGAAGCCCGTGCGGCCGTTCGGCAGGCGCAACACCTGTTCCCGGCCCACGAACAGGTAGACCAGGGACCCGACGGTCGGAACCAGGAGCACCACCAGGAGCCACCCGCCCTTGGGCAGGTGACGGAACTGTGTTTCCTCGCGTGTGATGACGTCGACCAGGCAGAAGACCCACAAGGCCATCGTCAGTAGTCCGAACAGCACGTACGGCACGACCCGCCCCCATCTCGCTCGTCCCCGACGAGGCCGCGCGGCGCGGCCGACGCCGTAGGTTAGCAGGACCGACCGTCCGGTTCGATGCATGCCACCACCGGAGCCACATGCCGTGTTGAAACCCTCGCCCGCGGGGTAGCCGAGGGGTATGGAAATACTCTTCGTACTCCTCGTGGCGCTCGTTCTGCTCGCCGTGATACTCGTGCGCCGTCGCCGAACGGGGCAGGACCCCACGCAGCCGCCGGACGACCCCGAGAAGTACCGCAACCCGGACCGCTGACCTACACGGAAGCGACGGTCAGCCTCCCAGCACCGTCAGCCCGTGCGGCCTGGTGTTCAT
This genomic interval from Rhodococcus triatomae contains the following:
- a CDS encoding PLDc N-terminal domain-containing protein codes for the protein MPYVLFGLLTMALWVFCLVDVITREETQFRHLPKGGWLLVVLLVPTVGSLVYLFVGREQVLRLPNGRTGFTEYERPGRHIAQNAAEDEEFLRRCRERAEEQRRAARRRETDDI
- a CDS encoding maltokinase N-terminal cap-like domain-containing protein — its product is MNAPDPFPGLDEIESRLARWLPSQRWFAAKTQPITSVRILLRHTLAVTEEVRAEHLVVEVELGDASRQVYQVPLGFRATVGHALSAWTLPAASVDRESGRDPDVAYDGLHDPEVIGRYAALLTGDIAAGPFGVHLVEDPVEPVPGVTDGSGHEEWPTRGRALGAEQSNTSVVLGETLLLKMFRRLAPGINPDVELHRALGEAHSAQVARLRAWLDVPLHGARATAAMAQDFEPNAADGWSMALGSVRDLLVEADLYAGELGTDFAAESRRIGSAVADVHASLADRLGSRRTPLADTVAAMRRRLDSALGTVPELADLAPSIRSVFDAAAEGSTSVQRIHGDLHLGQVLRTPERWLLIDFEGEPAKTLEQRRTPDSPLRDIAGMIRSFDYAAHYPLSSTDMNGTASQREFRAREWAQRNADAFTDGYAAAYGRDPRDALPLLRAYELDKAVYEAVYETHHRPRWVALPLAAIRRLLDGVD